In Glycine max cultivar Williams 82 chromosome 7, Glycine_max_v4.0, whole genome shotgun sequence, a single window of DNA contains:
- the LOC100796611 gene encoding glutathionyl-hydroquinone reductase YqjG isoform X2, whose protein sequence is MARFSLDEISDTGAFVRSASTFRNWISRDLNSQFPPESGRYHLYVSYACPWASRCLAYLNIKGLNKAISFSAVKPIFERTNESDDYKGWVFPESETEVPGAEPDMLNGAKTIRELYEIASANYTGKYTVPVLWDKKLKTIVNNESSEIIRMFNTEFNSIAENPTLDLYPTDLKPQIDDTNEWIYTSINNGVYKCGFAKKQEPYNEAARQLYGALDKCEDILSKQRYICGNTLTEADIRLFVTLIRFDETTKLVSEKRQS, encoded by the exons ATGGCTCGATTTTCATTGGATGAGATATCAGACACTGGTGCCTTTGTGAGATCTGCTTCCACATTCAGAAATTGGATTTCGAGGGACCTGAATTCGCAATTTCCACCAGAATCAGGGAGGTATCATCTCTATGTATCATATgcttgtccttgggcttccagGTGCCTTGCTTACTTGAATATTAAAGGACTTAACAAAGCTATCAGTTTCTCG GCCGTCAAGCCCAtctttgaaagaacaaatgaaTCTGATGACTATAAGGGGTGGGTTTTTCCTGAATCAGAAACTGAGGTGCCTGGAGCTGAACCTGATATGTTGAATGGAGCAAAGACTATTAGGGAACTTTATGAAATTGCAAGTGCAAACTACACCGGAAAGTACACTGTTCCA GTTCTGTGGGATAAGAAACTCAAGACAATTGTTAACAACGAGAGCTCAGAGATAATCCGCATGTTTAATACTGAATTCAACAGTATTGCAGAAAACCCCACCTTGGACTTGTATCCCACTGATTTAAAACCCCAAATTGATGATACCAACGAGTGGATATACACTAGTATAAATAATGGTGTTTATAAATGTGGGTTTGCAAAGAAGCAAGAACCATACAATGAG GCTGCAAGACAATTGTATGGGGCTTTGGACAAATGTGAGGATATACTAAGCAAGCAACGCTATATATGTGGCAACACACTCACTGAAGCAGACATTCGTTTGTTTGTCACTCTCATTAGATTTGATGAG accACCAAacttgtctcagaaaaacgacaatcttga
- the LOC100796611 gene encoding glutathionyl-hydroquinone reductase YqjG isoform X1: MARFSLDEISDTGAFVRSASTFRNWISRDLNSQFPPESGRYHLYVSYACPWASRCLAYLNIKGLNKAISFSAVKPIFERTNESDDYKGWVFPESETEVPGAEPDMLNGAKTIRELYEIASANYTGKYTVPVLWDKKLKTIVNNESSEIIRMFNTEFNSIAENPTLDLYPTDLKPQIDDTNEWIYTSINNGVYKCGFAKKQEPYNEAARQLYGALDKCEDILSKQRYICGNTLTEADIRLFVTLIRFDEVYAVHFKCNKKLLREYPNLFNYTKDIFQIPGISSTVNMEHIKLHYYGSHPSINPFGIVPVGPNIDYSAPHDRERFSA, from the exons ATGGCTCGATTTTCATTGGATGAGATATCAGACACTGGTGCCTTTGTGAGATCTGCTTCCACATTCAGAAATTGGATTTCGAGGGACCTGAATTCGCAATTTCCACCAGAATCAGGGAGGTATCATCTCTATGTATCATATgcttgtccttgggcttccagGTGCCTTGCTTACTTGAATATTAAAGGACTTAACAAAGCTATCAGTTTCTCG GCCGTCAAGCCCAtctttgaaagaacaaatgaaTCTGATGACTATAAGGGGTGGGTTTTTCCTGAATCAGAAACTGAGGTGCCTGGAGCTGAACCTGATATGTTGAATGGAGCAAAGACTATTAGGGAACTTTATGAAATTGCAAGTGCAAACTACACCGGAAAGTACACTGTTCCA GTTCTGTGGGATAAGAAACTCAAGACAATTGTTAACAACGAGAGCTCAGAGATAATCCGCATGTTTAATACTGAATTCAACAGTATTGCAGAAAACCCCACCTTGGACTTGTATCCCACTGATTTAAAACCCCAAATTGATGATACCAACGAGTGGATATACACTAGTATAAATAATGGTGTTTATAAATGTGGGTTTGCAAAGAAGCAAGAACCATACAATGAG GCTGCAAGACAATTGTATGGGGCTTTGGACAAATGTGAGGATATACTAAGCAAGCAACGCTATATATGTGGCAACACACTCACTGAAGCAGACATTCGTTTGTTTGTCACTCTCATTAGATTTGATGAG GTTTATGCAGTTCACTTCAAGTGCAACAAAAAACTGCTGCGCGAATACCCGAATCTTTTCAATTACACTAAAGACATTTTCCAAATTCCTGGCATTAGTAGCACAGTGAACATGGAACATATAAAGTTGCATTACTATGGAAGTCATCCTTCTATCAATCCATTTGGGATCGTTCCCGTAGGGCCAAATATTGATTATTCTGCTCCTCATGACAGAGAAAGGTTTTCTGCATAG